A region of Vitis vinifera cultivar Pinot Noir 40024 chromosome 13, ASM3070453v1 DNA encodes the following proteins:
- the LOC100259840 gene encoding serine/threonine-protein phosphatase PP1 isozyme 4: MASHGMDDVVLDDIIRRLLEVRSARPGKQVQLSENEIKQLCVASREIFLQQSNLLELEAPIKICGDIHGQYSDLLRLFEYGGFPPHTNYLFLGDYVDRGKQSLETICLLLAFKIKYPENFFLLRGNHECASINRIYGFYDECKRRFNVRLWKVFTDCFNCLPVAALIDDKILCMHGGLSPDLANLDQIRNLTRPTAIPDSGLLCDLLWSDPGRDVKGWGMNDRGVSFTFGPDKVSEFLTKHDLDLVCRAHQVVEDGYEFFADRQLVTVFSAPNYCGEFDNAGAMMIVDEDLMCSFQILKPAEKKPKILMSTKM; encoded by the exons ATGGCATCACACGGGATGGATGATGTCGTTCTCGACGATATAATCCGACGGCTCTTGGAAGTCCGATCGGCCAGGCCCGGCAAGCAGGTTCAGCTCTCTGAGAACGAGATCAAGCAACTCTGCGTTGCATCCAGGGAAATTTTTCTTCAGCAATCCAATCTTCTCGAACTCGAAGCCCCTATCAAGATTTGTG GTGATATTCATGGGCAATACAGTGACTTGTTAAGGCTTTTTGAATACGGGGGGTTTCCTCCTCACACCAATTATCTATTTTTAGGGGACTATGTGGATCGTGGCAAGCAAAGCTTGGAAACAATATGCCTTTTGCTCGCCTTTAAGATTAAATATCCAGAGAACTTCTTTCTTTTAAGAGGAAATCATGAATGTGCTTCTATTAATCGGATATATGGATTTTATGATGAATGTAAGCGCCGGTTTAACGTGAGACTTTGGAAGGTTTTTACTGATTGTTTTAACTGCCTTCCAGTGGCAGCTCTTATAGATGATAAAATATTGTGCATGCATGGTGGCCTTTCCCCTGATCTGGCAAACTTGGATCAAATCAGAAATTTAACACGTCCAACTGCTATTCCTGACAGTGGTTTGCTTTGTGATCTACTCTGGTCAGATCCAGGTAGAGATGTTAAAGGATGGGGGATGAATGACAGAGGTGTCTCATTTACCTTTGGGCCTGATAAAGTGTCAGAATTCTTgacaaaacatgatttagaccTTGTTTGTCGTGCCCATCAG GTTGTGGAGGATGGATATGAATTCTTTGCCGATAGGCAACTTGTTACCGTATTCTCAGCTCCCAACTACTGTGGTGAATTTGATAATGCTGGTGCAATGATGATTGTAGATGAAGACTTGATGTGCTCTTTCCAAATTCTTAAGCCAGCAGAGAAGAAACCTAAGATTTTGATGTCCACAAAAATGTGA